In Capsicum annuum cultivar UCD-10X-F1 chromosome 7, UCD10Xv1.1, whole genome shotgun sequence, one genomic interval encodes:
- the LOC124885753 gene encoding uncharacterized protein LOC124885753 produces the protein MKHAVLNVSGKIWAFMEENVECSIVKDEEQQLTLKVSNQNAGISLLFTLVYAKCNANKSLLLWDSLTDLSDSYQLPWLVGGDFNVTRSEEEKVGDLPVTFNETQEFNQWISLCNMEEIQFKGSKFTWWNGRTDEDCIFKRIKGILPQLISPEQGGFVQGRSIAENVLVFQEIILEIRKRGKPPNMVLKLDMMKAYDRVEWLFLTKIYKRVEQGDPLSPTLFIIEAEVLSRSLKRLIQKKEFKLFGMPRGSPKLNHLAFPDDMIIL, from the exons ATGAAACATGCTGTACTAAATGTATCTGGAAAGATTTGGGCATTCATGGAAGAGAATGTAGAATGTAGTATTGTGAAGGATGAAGAGCAGCAGTTAACTCTAAAAGTTTCCAATCAAAATGCAGGCATCTCATTGTTGTTTACTTTAGTGTACGCTAAATGTAATGCAAATAAGAGTTTGTTACTGTGGGATTCATTAACTGATTTATCAGATTCATATCAACTGCCTTGGCTAGTAGGAGGGGATTTTAATGTAACAAGAAGTGAGGAAGAAAAGGTGGGGGATTTACCTGTTACTTTTAATGAAACTCAAGAATTTAATCAGTGGATTAGTTTATGTAATATGGAAGAAATACAGTTTAAAGGGAGTAAATTCACTTGGTGGAATGGGAGAACAGATGAGGATTGCATTTTCAAGAG GATTAAAGGAATTTTACCGCAATTGATATCTCCAGAACAAGGAGGTTTTGTTCAAGGAAGGAGTATTGCTGAAAATGTATTGGTATTTCAAGAAATTATATTAGAAATTAGAAAGAGAGGTAAGCCACCTAACATGGTCTTAAAGCTTGACATGATGAAAGCATATGATAGAGTGGAATGGCTATTTTTAACAAAG ATCTATAAGAGGGTTGAGCAAGGGGATCCATTATCACCAACTTTGTTTATAATAGAAGCAGAGGTGCTATCAAGATCACTGAAGAGATTGATACAAAAGAAGGAGTTCAAGCTATTTGGGATGCCAAGAGGAAGTCCAAAATTGAATCACCTTGCTTTTCCAGATGATATGATCATATTGTGA